TGAAAAGTCCAATGACCatcagaaaatgttatagtttaCACCTAACAAGAAAATAAAAACTTCATACAATTGTAAACTCGGCCTTCACAGGCCCAGGAAATACACACGTAGAAAAATAATTATTAAACAGATTTAAATTTAACTATCTAGACCATTTATTAACAATACTTTACAATTCATGTTAGTTTCTTAGAAAAATAGGATTGGAACACAACTATGCCACACATAGGTACAAATATTTGAATTGCATGTGCAGTGAAGTTGGTTAGACTTAATTGTGAAAAAGTGAGAAACTAGAAGATAGTTCAGGTAGTCTATATAGTCCAAGTTAAAAAAGAAAAAGATATATGTATAAAATAAATGTTCAGGAAGCACTACAGGTCCTCTATGGGGGAGAATGTTAAGAGTTGCAAGAGGCTAAACGGCTCTTTTCTTGGTGGTGAAGGGCTCTCTAGAGTGTCCAGATCCAGAGAAAAGACTTTGTCTGTCGCGCCAACTGTGGCTGCAGTCTCCAGTGACATTGCCATCAGCCAGTCTCTGGCATCCAGGCTCCtctcatcatgctgtgggggagaCATTTCTTGTGCCCCCTGGTGTCGGTCCATGAACGAGGCCTCTCTGAAGGTCTGCTGGATCTTGTCCAGACGCCTGCTTGAGACCAGCAGGGCCGGCTCAGTCTctgtgggaaggagggaggggatgtgGGGGAGGAGCAGCTCTTCCTCCTCTGTGTTGGATGTGTCACTGGAGCTCAGGAAGCTGCCGTCGTTGCCCGGCAGCTCGGGGAGAGTCTCCTGATCTATACTGAACTGCTCTGGGATCGCCTCTTGGTCGATTCTGAACTGGATCACGTCGCTACTGCTCAGGCTGTGGAGAGCCTCCGTGTTGGAGGAGTCCCAGGGCAGGGTAGACATGAGCGATGCCTGCTCGGGGGCTGCAGTACTGCAACCGGCATTGGTGGGATCCAGGCCTGTGCTCAGGGAGTGCACGTCAGGGCTGAGGGAGGTCTCCTGTACCTCGCAGAGGGCCGTGAGGTGCCTGAAGATGCCGTCGCCGTCAAACTTATCAGACAGACGGGCCTTCTgagcctctccttcctccactgcCCTTCGCCAGGAAGTCCTCACATCTAGAACTAATTTTTAAAAAAATCATTACTCCTCTGCCCAACAAAAAGCAAAACTGGTTAAAGAGCATTCTGCCTTTCAAAGTACATAATCAAATAAGGTCCAATACACACTCAAACTCTCTGGGGTACGTGGAATCTGCTTCCTGGTGGAGAAAGGGTCTGTGCCAAGATTGCACAGTAAATCACCCAGCGCAAGTCCTTGTAAACTTCCATTGCCAGGGCTGGTGGTCACAGCCTCTGCAAACTAATATATACACAGGCTTAGTAAGGCAATTGAAAATATACTCCAGGCATGTTAAGCAGCATGGTACATAAGACTACCTTCTTCGGTGACTCAAATCAGTCACGTCTATGCAGATAACGGTTGTCTGCTCCGTATCTGTCCGTTGCGATTTCACTCAACTCGCCCCGGTCATCAGAGAGCAGGTATGCTATAGGGATGGCTAGTGACGGACAGAGCACAGCTCAGTACTGCCCAGGTATCTGCCTTCCAACAACTACCAAAATAATGACTAGAAGGGTCAGCCCTCATTCTGCATTGTGGTTCTGGTGAGGAAATGTATGGAAACTGTACCTGATTTGCCAAGTTGTCAAACTCAGAGTCCAGGATCTGAGCCTCTCTCTTCACCGCAGACATCTTTGGAGATGCACAAGGAGTCTTCCTTACACTGGCCTATAAGGAAAGATTGCCACAGGAGATTAAACATGAATTAAGGACATTTGTGTGCAGGAGTAAAATGGGCCAAAATACTTTAAAAATTAAAAGCAATATTAAAACATTGAAATACGCTAAAACAAtgagcctttaaaaaaaaagtaaatcgttttttttttttttaccttccgACTGAGTGTGAACCACAGGTGattggtggcatcttaattggggagaatAGGCTCGTGGTAAtaactggagcggaatcagtggaatgataaatacatcaaacacctggttaaggtgtTTTATGCCATTCCATTTGATTTGTTCcgggccattattatgagccgtcctccactCCGCAGCATCCACTGGTCTGAACTGAACATGGAATAGGACACTTGGTGCACATCACATACCTGCAGGGGGCTTGGTAAGGGAGCTTTGACAGGGACAGCCAGAGGAGTTTCACAAAGTGCATGGAGGGGAGTCAGTGGGGAAGAGACCACACTAGGAAGACGAGACGCAACCCTCTCAACGGCTGGAGGGCAAAGGCTGTTCAAAAAGAGACTTTATAAAGACTTTTGTGGATCAAATGAAGTTCATGgtaaaaataattataataaagAACAAGACAGGATAATTGTTGTCTGCTCCGTATCTGTCCGTTGCGATTTCACTCAACTCGCCCCGGTCATCAGAGAGCAGGTATGCTATAGGGATAGCTAGTGACGGACAGAGCACAGCTCAGAACTGCCCAGGTATCTGCCTCCCATCAACACCACAATACAGAGGAATCGGACTACTAGTTGCCCATTAGCAATGAAAACCAGGCAGACTGAGTATTAATATACCGTTTGAGGGCAGAATCCATTGGAATGGAGTCAGTCTCCGCAAGCTTCTCCTCAGAAAATTCTAagttaaaaagaaaaaaaaagtaaCGATTGTTAAAATATGCAGTTAAACAATAAAGCAACCTAGAAGTGGAAATATTTTGTTTCCCTCTACTCACTGGGTAGCGTCGCCGGATACTGGGAGAAAACACTGGATTTAAAACTGGCTTCTGTGGCCGGCTCAAAGGACAGAGGAGCCATGGGGCACAGAAAGTCAAGGgcctgaagggagagagagagagagagagagagagattagaggggGCGTGGCTCTGTTGCATCCCGCAATGTGTGTGATGTTTGGTGTGGCGTTCGTGAGTTTTTAATTTGTTCCCTCTGCTTGTAAACCATCTGTCAACAATGGCTTTACAGTGGTGGGGTGTTGGACTTTCTTGTTGATTGCTACTAACAGACTAAATTATGAAAACGCTGGTGGCAGCAAAATCTAATACAGCAGAGTTAGTACTACAGTGCAACTCAAACGCGATGGATATCCCAATGGCCAATCTCTGATTGTCTGCGAGTGGATTACAAACGTGGAAAACAGGGTTCAGACAAATACTTTTATTGTTTTTATGTACCCACCACCTTGCTGATCAATGCCCAGTCGCTGAGGGGAAAGCGGATGAGGTGTCAGCGAATCTACACTTCCAACACAAATACCGGAAGGCCTGT
The window above is part of the Oncorhynchus gorbuscha isolate QuinsamMale2020 ecotype Even-year linkage group LG21, OgorEven_v1.0, whole genome shotgun sequence genome. Proteins encoded here:
- the LOC124007726 gene encoding HAUS augmin-like complex subunit 6 — translated: MSNIQRTNGKYLWWSLLGLGFQPEVAVSSGASKANVKHIILGPNMFDKPNKDAFYIVTHFLLEKLNPTRFHDTYRHCWPVLDHKADAEFRKVTCAWLRDLMDEQGSTIPKVVASLFLSPGGPKFVNLMLHLANYVEFQEMQTFSTDGTWVPEAAAAPASSVQMALKRFQLVKTRFLRGAVEQDRILHEYERQAQSQVKSLRDLRAEDAKYNDLLKHHKNEADKEETPQAEKIQKVRSLWSSIDGVLSTLEEERRVVECVIGGGVDQYTLDGTGLALKIPRVLLERIEQLSHLSSVGSVYEADQLNLLSMLELLHQALGLLVEERVKMAGHTPIAQLHPLLLQERNLQMARALEDLRLMRKRISKEEIPEVKSVIRKLETEWDQKWADCLKRTPLTLFLNEDPALDFLCPMAPLSFEPATEASFKSSVFSQYPATLPKFSEEKLAETDSIPMDSALKRLCPPAVERVASRLPSVVSSPLTPLHALCETPLAVPVKAPLPSPLQASVRKTPCASPKMSAVKREAQILDSEFDNLANQFAEAVTTSPGNGSLQGLALGDLLCNLGTDPFSTRKQIPRTPESLILDVRTSWRRAVEEGEAQKARLSDKFDGDGIFRHLTALCEVQETSLSPDVHSLSTGLDPTNAGCSTAAPEQASLMSTLPWDSSNTEALHSLSSSDVIQFRIDQEAIPEQFSIDQETLPELPGNDGSFLSSSDTSNTEEEELLLPHIPSLLPTETEPALLVSSRRLDKIQQTFREASFMDRHQGAQEMSPPQHDERSLDARDWLMAMSLETAATVGATDKVFSLDLDTLESPSPPRKEPFSLLQLLTFSPIEDL